In a single window of the Arachis hypogaea cultivar Tifrunner chromosome 6, arahy.Tifrunner.gnm2.J5K5, whole genome shotgun sequence genome:
- the LOC112695824 gene encoding homeobox protein LUMINIDEPENDENS codes for MDFPNDDFLELPIGNSAESLQRFLASQRDLFHSQIDQFQEIVVTQCKLTGVNPLSQEMAAGALSIKIGKRPRDLLNPKAVNYMQSVFSIKDAISKKESREISALFGVTVTQVRDFFNGQRSRVRRFVLSSREKALKSNSCEEPQDELINSDPMRPINPAPLNSIMPSNAEGASCSTQDAALSDLDDLDKKFVDNIFSLMEKEESFSGQEKLMEWILTIQNFSVLLWFLTRGGVMILATWLSVAAVEEQTSVLLLILKVLCHLPLHKALPTHISAILPCVNRLRFYRTSDISNRARVLLSKWSKLLARDQAMKKPNGVKLSNDGQKDKMFSQSIGQIMGSESWDSNMNVHEDILALSNDHSDNFRKLESSHAVKLLPSSSDDSNKKLALGVSSSQSNGPRERRKVQLVEQPGQKSVTRSPQATRVAPINQGRPMSADDIQKAKMRALFMQSKYAKNGSSKENKNVKIDGLHKHQTNQASIAACSAKVPVPPRIEDDKRTSLLPSSKATNRLETSYSKPRTDANEPVWEKCKRVQIPWKTPAEVKLRDTWSVGAGENSKEVDVQKNRNRREKETIYQTVQEIPSNPKEPWDLEMDYDDTLTLEIPIEQLPDVDGAELAFAPDEVATHAVQGVPTPSSTSNVADTAQPDLELLAVLLKNPDLVFALTSGQGGSIPSEETVKVLDMIKRGDMNLGTHDTNHGNDISAKPTEKVEVSLPSPTPSSDPRTSGWSTMPPKNPFSRQSLAPARSYPAVATTNLISQVPAIGTTVIRQQPTMALPSSNPFTSTVVSSYSLPQATIVPETEMQPPLALSSLHVQQTPLSDIGLTMKNKTSTNPSSVNLPGAHSPLAMRVNGTSNVKPVPNMSVEDGLSNSFPQSFRLASTTPSLSATQLQQRHAHLASQQAHFPEPSYRNSVHSYPPPQIEKPGQVSDSWRVRQDVPSSSYHSNRNQNYYDNAYVGGSMQAGPSWDRNNQAAREQYETWSPDNSPTRNPRYVPGRSYPESRVNQHGRNHRPDWSRQRGSSGHWDPARQGNRKWHDERR; via the exons ATGGACTTCCCGAACGACGATTTCCTTGAGCTTCCGATTGGGAACTCCGCCGAGTCGTTGCAGAGGTTCTTGGCTTCGCAGAGAGACCTCTTCCACAGCCAGATCGATCAGTTTCAGGAAATCGTCGTCACGCAATGCAAACTCACCGGCGTCAATCCTCTCTCTCAAGAAATG GCAGCTGGTGCTCTTTCAATAAAGATCG GTAAAAGACCAAGGGATTTATTAAATCCGAAGGCCGTTAATTACATGCAATCTGTTTTTTCTATTAAGGATGCAATTAGCAAGAAAGAATCTCGAGAGATTAGTGCTTTATTTGGTGTCACAGTAACACAG GTGCGTGACTTTTTCAATGGTCAACGCTCTAGAGTGAGGAGATTTGTTCTGTCGTCAAGGGAGAAAGCATTAAAATCTAATTCTTGTGAAGAACCTCAGGATGAGCTAATAAACTCTGATCCTATGAGACCAATAAATCCAGCTCCCTTAAATTCTATCATGCCCAGCAATGCTGAAGGCGCATCTTGTTCAACGCAGGATGCAGCTTTGTCTGACCTAGATGACTTAGATAAGAAATTCGTTGATAATATTTTTAGTCTAATGGAGAAGGAGGAGTCATTTTCTGGGCAGGAGAAACTGATGGAGTGGATATTGACAATACAGAACTTTTCAGTGTTGTTGTG GTTTCTGACCAGAGGAGGTGTGATGATTTTAGCAACTTGGTTGAGTGTAGCAGCTGTTGAAGAGCAAACAAGTGTCCTCCTTCTTATCTTGAAA GTTCTTTGTCATTTGCCTTTACACAAAGCCCTTCCTACACACATATCAGCTATATTGCCGTGTGTTAATAGATTGCGGTTCTACAGGACATCAG ATATATCAAACAGGGCAAGGGTTTTGTTATCGAAGTGGAGCAAATTATTAGCAAGGGACCAAGCAATGAAGAAACCCAATGGCGTTAAACTTTCTAATGATGGTCAAAAAGATAAAATGTTCTCTCAAAG TATTGGTCAAATTATGGGCTCTGAATCATGGGATTCAAATATGAATGTCCAT GAAGACATTCTTGCTCTCTCTAATGATCATTCAGATAATTTCAG GAAACTGGAATCTTCCCACGCTGTGAAATTGTTGCCATCCAGCTCAGATGATTCTAATAAGAAGCTTGCTCTTGGTGTTTCTTCATCTC AATCAAATGGCCCTAGAGAGCGCAGAAAAGTGCAACTGGTGGAACAGCCAGGCCAAAAATCAGTGACCAGAAGCCCACAGGCGACAAGAGTAGCCCCTATAAATCAAGGTCGTCCTATGTCTGCTGATGATATACAGAAAGCAAAAATGCGTGCTTTATTCATGCAGAGTAAGTATGCAAAAAATGGGTCTTCCaaggaaaataaaaatgtgaAGATCGATGGTTTGCATAAGCATCAGACAAATCAGGCCAGTATTGCAGCTTGCTCTGCTAAAGTTCCTGTTCCACCCAGAATTGAAGATGATAAAAGGACCTCATTGCTTCCCTCTAGTAAGGCCACTAATAGGCTGGAAACATCTTATTCTAAACCTAGAACGGATGCAAATGAACCAGTGTGGGAGAAGTGCAAGAGGGTGCAAATCCCATGGAAGACACCAGCAG AAGTGAAACTCAGAGATACATGGAGTGTTGGTGCTGGTGAAAATAGCAAAGAGGTTGATGTCCAGAAAAACAGAAACCGCAGGGAGAAGGAAACTATTTATCAGACTGTCCAAGAGATACCATCTAATCCCAAAGAGCCATGGGACCTCGAGATGGACTATGATGACACTTTGACACTGGAAATTCCCATTGAACAGCTGCCGGATGTTGATGGTGCAGAACTAGCATTTGCCCCTGATGAGGTTGCAACTCATGCTGTTCAAGGCGTACCCACACCGTCTTCAACCAGTAATGTAGCTGATACTGCTCAACCTGACTTGGAACTGCTAGCAGTGTTACTTAAAAATCCAGACTTAGTATTTGCCTTAACTTCGGGACAAGGTGGTAGCATCCCAAGTGAGGAAACCGTGAAGGTACTTGACATGATCAAGAGAGGTGATATGAACTTGGGTACACATGATACAAATCATGGAAATGACATTAGTGCAAAGCCCACAGAGAAGGTGGAAGTTTCACTCCCCTCACCAACTCCTTCAAGTGATCCAAGAACG AGTGGATGGAGCACAATGCCACCAAAGAATCCCTTTTCACGGCAAAGCTTAGCACCAGCTAGAAGCTATCCTGCAGTGGCAACTACCAACTTAATATCTCAGGTTCCAGCAATCGGCACTACAGTAATAAGGCAGCAGCCAACAATGGCGCTTCCATCTTCAAATCCATTCACTAGCACAGTAGTTTCTTCATATTCACTGCCTCAGGCAACTATTGTACCTGAGACAGAGATGCAACCACCCCTCGCTCTTTCCTCTCTGCATGTACAACAAACACCACTCTCAGATATAGGTTTAACCATGAAGAACAAAACTAGTACAAATCCGTCTTCAGTTAACTTACCTGGCGCACATTCACCTTTAGCGATGCGGGTCAACGGCACCAGTAATGTAAAACCAGTACCTAATATGAGTGTTGAAGACGGTTTGTCTAATTCATTTCCCCAATCCTTCAGGTTGGCCTCAACAACCCCTTCACTTTCAGCCACACAACTACAACAAAGACATGCACACTTGGCCTCTCAGCAAGCCCATTTCCCTGAACCTTCATACCGCAACAGTGTACATTCCTATCCACCGCCACAAATTGAAAAACCAGGTCAAGTTTCAGATTCTTGGAGAGTTAGGCAAGATGTGCCATCATCCAGTTACCATTCCAATAGAAATCAAAACTACTATGACAATGCATATGTTGGGGGTTCCATGCAGGCTGGTCCTTCTTGGGATAGAAACAATCAGGCAGCAAGGGAACAATATGAAACATGGAGCCCAGATAATAGTCCAACTAGAAATCCTAGGTATGTTCCTGGTAGGAGTTACCCAGAGTCCAGAGTGAATCAGCATGGAAGAAACCATAGGCCTGATTGGTCAAGGCAGCGTGGTTCTTCTGGACATTGGGACCCTGCTAGGCAGGGAAACAGAAAGTGGCATGACGAGAGACGATGA
- the LOC112805256 gene encoding uncharacterized protein: MTDPSAEVVALSPTTLMATNRFVCEICNKGFQRDQNLQLHRRGHNLPWKLRQRTTTEVKKRVYVCPEPTCVHHNPSRALGDLTGIKKHFSRKHGEKKWKCDKCSKRYAVQSDWKAHLKTCGTREYKCDCGTIFSRRDSFITHRAFCDALTEENNKLSSTHQGLLTTGMPPSQIPLTTSSSSSDQLFITDPPLIIPTTTPFNNSIFSSTTTSSSCSSSTLQLSSSGFNNVILSNPSSSSSPHMSATALLQKAAQMGATASNNSMNYSPMMQKSFSMGTTTMAGVVSGGHDAAFTNQLFQKEIVSSQLFDANTTTNSGTNNDMGMYGQMFMGTITSNNNNNNNNNGLMKISSDVEQEISDDDNNNNNNTIMVEASRFGGGSGRDDDIATVHDFLGIGGASSIASTATVSLHESEQQQRLVAETLNQQRLQIMNHFHHHIPPHHAADSAIDKTMWDV; encoded by the coding sequence ATGACAGATCCAAGTGCAGAAGTAGTAGCTCTATCACCAACAACATTAATGGCAACAAACAGATTCGTGTGTGAGATATGCAACAAAGGATTCCAGAGGGACCAAAACCTTCAACTACACAGGAGAGGACACAATTTACCATGGAAGCTAAGGCAAAGAACAACCACAGAGGTCAAGAAGCGTGTCTACGTCTGCCCTGAGCCCACGTGCGTTCACCACAACCCATCACGTGCTCTTGGCGACCTCACCGGCATCAAGAAACACTTCAGCCGCAAACATGGCGAAAAGAAATGGAAGTGTGACAAGTGTTCCAAACGCTACGCTGTTCAATCTGATTGGAAGGCTCACCTCAAAACTTGCGGCACTCGCGAGTATAAGTGTGATTGCGGCACCATCTTTTCCAGAAGAGACAGTTTCATTACTCATCGTGCTTTCTGTGATGCTTTGACCgaagaaaataacaaactttCTTCCACCCATCAGGGTTTGTTAACAACTGGCATGCCCCCAAGTCAGATTCCattaaccacttcttcttcttcatcagatCAATTATTCATCACTGATCCACCACTTATCATTCCAACAACAACTCCTTTCAATAACTCCATCTTCTCATCGAcaactacttcttcttcttgttcttcttcaacGCTTCAGCTGAGTTCTAGTGGCTTCAACAATGTTATTCTTTCTAATCCATCTTCTTCATCATCGCCTCACATGTCTGCAACTGCTCTGTTGCAGAAAGCAGCTCAAATGGGTGCAACTGCAAGTAACAACAGCATGAATTATTCACCCATGATGCAGAAAAGCTTCTCCATGGGAACAACTACCATGGCTGGAGTAGTTAGTGGTGGCCATGATGCTGCATTTACAAACCAATTGTTTCAGAAAGAAATCGTCTCATCACAACTGTTTGATGCAAACACTACTACTAATAGTGGTACTAATAATGATATGGGAATGTATGGTCAAATGTTCATGGGAACAATtactagtaataataataataataataataataatgggttGATGAAGATTAGTAGTGATGTGGAACAAGAGATtagtgatgatgataataataataataacaatacgaTAATGGTGGAGGCATCAAGGTTTGGAGGAGGGAGTGGAAGGGATGATGATATTGCAACTGTTCATGATTTCTTGGGAATTGGTGGAGCTTCATCAATTGCTTCAACAGCAACAGTGAGTTTGCATGAATCAGAGCAACAGCAAAGATTAGTAGCAGAGACATTGAATCAGCAGAGGTTGCAGATTATGAACCACTTTCATCACCATATTCCTCCTCATCATGCTGCAGATTCAGCTATTGACAAAACTATGTGGGATGTTTGA